In the genome of uncultured Bacteroides sp., the window GCCATTCCACGAAAAATGAATTAATTCATCTCTTTTTTACTACTTTTTTACTGCATTACTGATTGTGTAATCGCTTGATTTATAGGCGCAAAGCTGTTGCAATCCACTACTTTGTTTATCTCCTGAAATAAAAGTGCACCTTATTTCTGTAGCTTTGTGTCAGGCTTGCGTTTGTTAGCCTGTCTAAACTATAGAATATATTGATCCATACATTTATTATCATGAAAAAAGTTTTAATTACAGCTTTGATTTGTGCGGCAACGATTGCTCTGAACGCACAACAGGCAAAAAATCCTAAAATGGATTCATTCATCACTAAGCTGATGAATAAAATGACATTGGAAGAGAAGATAGGGCAAATGAATCTGCCGAGTGAGGGAGATATCATAACCGGAATGGCCGAAAACAGCAATATCGCTGAGAAAATTAAGAAAGGACAGGTTGGCGGCATGTTCAACATCAAAGGGGTTGAGAAAATCAGAGAAATACAACGGGTAGCTGTTGAAGAGAGTCGTTTGAAAATACCTTTGCTGTTTGGTATGGATGTTATTCATGGGTATGAAACAGTATTTCCTATCCCGTTGGGACTGGCCTGTACGTGGGATATGAATGCAATTGAAGAATCTGCGCATATTGCTGCAATTGAAGCGAGTGCGGACGGCATCTGCTGGACCTTCAGCCCGATGGTTGATATATCCAGAGATCCTCGCTGGGGGCGTGTAGCAGAGGGTAGCGGCGAAGATCCGTATCTGGGCGGACAAATAGCAAAGGCTATGGTTCGCGGATACCAGGGAAAAGAGAATACTTTTTCATCCAATACGAATATTTTGGCTTGTATAAAGCATTTTGCTTTGTACGGTGCTGTTGAGGGCGGAAGAGATTATAACACGGTAGATATGAGCCCTTTGCGCATGTACAACGAATACCTGTATCCTTATCAGGCTGCTGTCGAAGCCGGAGCGGGAAGTATTATGGCTTCGTTCAATACCATTAATGGCACTCCTTCTCATGGAAACAAATGGCTTTTGACGGATCTATTGAGAAATCAATGGAAGTTTAAAGGGTTTGTCGTGGCTGATTACGGAGGCATCGGCGAAATGACCAAGCACGGACTGGGTGATCTGAAAACAGTTTCTGCACTGGCATTGAACGCCGGCTTGGATATGGATATGGTTAGCGAAGGTTACCTGTCGACCTTGCAAAAATCTCTGGCCGAAGGCAAGATTACCGAAAAGCAAATAAATGAAGCTTGCCGCTATATTCTGGAAGCAAAGTACAAACTCGGACTATTCTTCGATCCTTATAAGTATTGTGATGTTTCCCGTGCAAAAAAGGAAATTTATACTCCCGAACATCGCGCCATAGCTCGCAAAACCGCAGCGGAAAGTTTCGTTCTGTTGAAGAATGAAAATAATACACTCCCTTTGTCGGACAAACAGACAATAGCCGTTGTGGGGCCATTGGCAAACACGCGTTCAAACATGCCCGGTACGTGGAGTGTGGCCGCCGACTTGACTGCTCCCGCCACAGTTGTGGAAGGTTTAAAATCGGTAGCAGGAGAAAATGCAAACATATTGTATGCCAAGGGTTGTAACTTGACAAGCGATCCTGTTTTAGAAAAGAATTCGACCATGTTCGGCCGTAGCCTGAACCGCGATAACAGAACGGAGGAAGAACTCAGAGAGGAAGCACTGAAGATTGCTGCACAAGCAGACGTTATTGTGGCTGCAATGGGTGAGGCTTCCGAAATGAGCGGCGAATCGAGCAGCCGTACGGATATTGGTATACCGGATGTGCAGCAAA includes:
- the bglX gene encoding beta-glucosidase BglX codes for the protein MKKVLITALICAATIALNAQQAKNPKMDSFITKLMNKMTLEEKIGQMNLPSEGDIITGMAENSNIAEKIKKGQVGGMFNIKGVEKIREIQRVAVEESRLKIPLLFGMDVIHGYETVFPIPLGLACTWDMNAIEESAHIAAIEASADGICWTFSPMVDISRDPRWGRVAEGSGEDPYLGGQIAKAMVRGYQGKENTFSSNTNILACIKHFALYGAVEGGRDYNTVDMSPLRMYNEYLYPYQAAVEAGAGSIMASFNTINGTPSHGNKWLLTDLLRNQWKFKGFVVADYGGIGEMTKHGLGDLKTVSALALNAGLDMDMVSEGYLSTLQKSLAEGKITEKQINEACRYILEAKYKLGLFFDPYKYCDVSRAKKEIYTPEHRAIARKTAAESFVLLKNENNTLPLSDKQTIAVVGPLANTRSNMPGTWSVAADLTAPATVVEGLKSVAGENANILYAKGCNLTSDPVLEKNSTMFGRSLNRDNRTEEELREEALKIAAQADVIVAAMGEASEMSGESSSRTDIGIPDVQQRLLKELLKTGKPVVLVLFTGRPLTLVWENEHVPAILNVWFGGSEAAYAIGDVLFGHVNPGGKLVSTFPRSVGQIPVYYNHYNTGRPASDHGFEKYRSNYLDEKNAPLFPFGYGLSYTQFAYGDVKLSAATMDARGEIKASVTVTNTGSMDGTEVVQLYIRDLVGSITRPLKELKGFEKISLKAGESKTVEFNITPELLKFYNSNLQFVSEPGDFEVMIGGNSRDVKSAKFTLADSHSTNK